From the Pseudarthrobacter sp. MM222 genome, one window contains:
- a CDS encoding Bax inhibitor-1/YccA family protein, whose amino-acid sequence MALGGNPIFNGKNFRGATQAPPAPQAYGQGNFGQNPYGQGQYAQGGWNAAQQGMTQDQLQDMYNRPAAGPADTGRMTFDDVIMKTAACLGMVIAGAAVTLVVAQGLASMLMIVGALGGFVLALVNTFKKQPSPALILAYAGLEGLFLGGLTRILDGIYPGVGLQAVIGTLSVFAVTLVLFKSGKVRATPKAMRFFMIAIIGYAVFSLINMVMMWTGAVDSPFGLRTSMEIFGIPLGVFIGLLAIGLAAFSLIMDFTSIEAGVRSGAPQRFSWTAAFGLTVTLVWLYVEIIRLLAILRGDD is encoded by the coding sequence ATGGCACTTGGCGGAAACCCGATCTTCAACGGAAAGAACTTCCGTGGAGCCACCCAGGCACCGCCTGCCCCGCAGGCCTACGGCCAGGGCAACTTCGGCCAGAACCCCTACGGCCAGGGCCAGTACGCGCAGGGCGGCTGGAATGCAGCCCAGCAGGGCATGACCCAGGACCAGCTCCAGGACATGTACAACCGGCCCGCCGCCGGCCCCGCCGACACGGGGCGCATGACCTTCGACGACGTCATCATGAAGACGGCGGCCTGCCTCGGCATGGTGATCGCCGGCGCAGCCGTGACCCTGGTTGTCGCGCAGGGCCTGGCGTCCATGCTGATGATTGTCGGCGCGCTGGGCGGATTCGTCCTCGCACTCGTCAACACCTTCAAGAAGCAGCCCTCACCGGCGCTGATCCTGGCCTACGCCGGCCTGGAAGGACTCTTCCTTGGCGGCCTGACGCGGATCCTGGACGGGATCTACCCCGGTGTTGGCCTGCAGGCCGTCATCGGCACGCTCTCCGTCTTCGCCGTGACGCTTGTGCTCTTCAAGAGCGGCAAGGTCCGGGCCACCCCGAAGGCCATGCGGTTCTTCATGATCGCCATCATCGGCTACGCCGTCTTCTCGCTGATCAACATGGTGATGATGTGGACGGGCGCGGTGGACTCCCCGTTCGGCCTGCGCACGAGCATGGAGATCTTCGGCATCCCGCTCGGCGTCTTCATCGGCCTGCTGGCGATCGGCCTGGCTGCCTTCTCCCTGATCATGGACTTCACCAGCATTGAAGCCGGCGTCCGCAGCGGCGCCCCGCAGCGTTTCTCCTGGACAGCTGCCTTCGGCCTCACTGTGACGCTGGTGTGGCTGTATGTGGAGATCATCCGCCTGCTGGCCATCCTCCGCGGCGACGACTAG
- the ilvA gene encoding threonine ammonia-lyase — protein MLTLESLPVTLDNVLEAQKLLDGIITRTPVESSRALGSLVGGDVFLKCENLQRAGSFKVRGAYVRMAKLSPDEKKRGVVAASAGNHAQGVAVAAKSLGIRARIYMPLGVALPKLAATRSHGAEVVLHGHNVDEALAEAKRYADESGAVFVHPFDDVDVVAGQGTVGLEILEQVPDVDTILMGVGGGGLLAGVAVAVKARAKELGREIRIIGVQAENAAAYPPSLAADALVPLKRVSTMADGIAVGRPGQLPFSIIRELVDDVVTVSEDALARALIFLLERAKMVVEPAGAVGVAALMEGKIENPGTVAVVLSGGNIDPMLMLKVIQRGLSAAGRYMTVRMMLDDRPGSLATIARIIAENDANVTGLDHTRVGGSISMGDVSITVNLETKGHEHCEQVLAALRAEGFQPIVVH, from the coding sequence GTGCTTACCCTTGAGAGCCTGCCCGTCACGCTGGACAATGTCCTGGAGGCGCAGAAGCTGCTCGACGGGATCATTACGCGGACCCCGGTGGAGTCGTCCCGGGCCCTCGGCAGCCTCGTCGGCGGGGACGTGTTCCTTAAGTGCGAAAACCTGCAGCGCGCCGGCTCGTTCAAAGTGCGCGGGGCCTACGTGCGGATGGCCAAACTGTCCCCGGACGAAAAGAAGCGCGGCGTCGTAGCCGCCTCGGCCGGCAACCACGCCCAGGGCGTCGCTGTCGCGGCGAAGAGCCTCGGCATCCGGGCCCGAATCTACATGCCGCTCGGGGTCGCCCTGCCCAAACTGGCCGCCACCCGCAGCCACGGTGCCGAGGTGGTGCTGCACGGCCACAACGTCGATGAAGCGCTCGCCGAGGCAAAGCGTTATGCGGACGAATCCGGCGCCGTCTTCGTCCACCCGTTCGACGACGTGGACGTCGTCGCCGGCCAAGGCACCGTCGGGCTCGAGATCCTGGAGCAGGTCCCCGACGTCGACACCATCCTGATGGGGGTCGGCGGCGGCGGGCTGCTCGCCGGCGTCGCCGTGGCGGTCAAGGCCCGGGCGAAGGAACTCGGCCGGGAAATCCGCATCATCGGTGTGCAGGCGGAAAACGCCGCAGCCTATCCGCCCTCCCTTGCCGCTGACGCCCTGGTGCCGCTCAAGCGGGTCTCGACAATGGCCGACGGCATCGCCGTGGGACGGCCCGGGCAGCTGCCCTTCAGCATCATCCGCGAACTCGTGGACGACGTCGTCACGGTCAGCGAGGACGCCCTGGCCCGCGCGCTGATCTTCCTGCTGGAACGCGCCAAGATGGTGGTGGAACCCGCCGGGGCCGTCGGCGTCGCGGCCCTGATGGAGGGCAAGATCGAGAACCCGGGGACCGTGGCGGTGGTGCTGTCCGGCGGCAACATCGATCCCATGCTGATGCTCAAGGTCATCCAGCGCGGTCTCTCGGCCGCCGGCCGGTACATGACGGTCCGCATGATGCTGGACGACCGCCCGGGCTCGCTTGCCACGATCGCCCGCATCATCGCCGAGAACGACGCCAACGTGACCGGCCTGGACCACACCCGGGTGGGCGGCTCGATCAGTATGGGTGACGTCTCCATCACGGTGAACCTGGAAACCAAGGGCCACGAGCACTGCGAACAGGTCCTCGCGGCTCTCCGGGCCGAGGGCTTCCAGCCGATTGTGGTTCACTAG
- the greA gene encoding transcription elongation factor GreA, translating into MSTPNSATAAWLTQEAFDRLKAELDHLSGPGRAEIVQKIEAARQEGDLKENGGYHAAKEEQGKIEARIRQLTALLRDAHVGESPADDGIVEPGMIVVARIAGDEETFLLGSREIAGDSDLNVFSEKSPLGAAIVGHKEGDQISYTAPNGKDIAVEIISAKPYVG; encoded by the coding sequence GTGTCTACCCCCAACAGCGCAACTGCAGCTTGGCTCACCCAGGAAGCTTTTGACCGCCTGAAGGCAGAGCTGGACCACCTCTCCGGCCCCGGCCGGGCGGAAATCGTTCAGAAGATCGAAGCTGCCCGGCAGGAAGGCGACCTCAAGGAGAACGGCGGCTACCACGCGGCCAAGGAGGAGCAGGGCAAGATCGAGGCCCGCATCCGCCAGCTCACTGCCCTGCTGCGGGACGCCCACGTGGGCGAGTCACCGGCCGACGACGGCATCGTGGAACCCGGAATGATCGTCGTTGCCCGGATCGCGGGCGACGAGGAGACGTTCCTGCTCGGCTCCCGCGAGATCGCAGGCGACTCCGACCTCAATGTCTTCAGTGAGAAGTCCCCGCTGGGTGCCGCGATCGTCGGCCACAAGGAGGGCGACCAGATCAGCTACACCGCACCGAACGGCAAGGACATCGCGGTGGAGATCATCTCCGCCAAGCCCTACGTCGGCTGA
- the galK gene encoding galactokinase has protein sequence MTARFGPGELSASFRSVFGTDPDGVWQAPGRVNLIGEHTDYNEGFVLPFAIDRTARVAVRLRPDSTIRLMSTFGNQGLTTADAGSLSRAAARGWTKYPLGVLWALQQRGLAVPGLDLLLASDVPRGAGLSSSHAIECAVVTAMNELAGGGLGVEDMVLVTQRAENDFVGAPTGIMDQSASLRGSSDHAVFLDCRDQSVELVPFDAEQAGLELLVIDTKVSHSHATGGYAARRVSCELGAEVLGVASLRSLSLGDLDEALGLLDEETFRRVRHVVTENDRVLQTVEALRSAGPRAIGPLLDASHGSMRDDFEISCPELDLAVEAARSAGALGARMTGGGFGGSAIALTPQGAARGVRDAVGRSFAAAGYAAPDIFSVRPAAGAMRVA, from the coding sequence ATGACCGCTCGCTTTGGCCCCGGCGAACTGTCGGCTTCGTTCCGGAGCGTCTTCGGCACCGACCCGGACGGCGTCTGGCAGGCTCCCGGACGGGTGAACCTGATCGGCGAGCACACGGACTACAACGAAGGGTTCGTGCTGCCGTTCGCGATCGACCGGACCGCCCGGGTGGCAGTCCGGCTCAGGCCGGACTCGACCATCCGGCTGATGTCCACGTTCGGCAACCAGGGGCTGACGACGGCGGACGCCGGGTCCCTGAGCCGTGCCGCGGCGCGCGGCTGGACCAAGTATCCACTGGGAGTGCTCTGGGCGCTGCAGCAGCGCGGGCTTGCTGTGCCCGGCCTGGACCTGCTCCTGGCTTCGGACGTGCCCCGGGGCGCGGGCCTCTCCTCCTCCCATGCCATTGAGTGCGCCGTCGTCACGGCAATGAACGAACTCGCCGGCGGCGGTCTGGGTGTCGAGGACATGGTCCTGGTCACCCAGCGCGCCGAGAACGACTTCGTCGGCGCACCCACCGGCATCATGGACCAGTCGGCCTCGCTGCGCGGCTCCTCCGACCACGCCGTCTTCCTCGATTGCCGGGACCAGAGTGTCGAGCTCGTGCCGTTCGACGCCGAGCAGGCCGGGCTGGAACTGCTGGTGATCGACACGAAGGTTTCGCATTCGCACGCCACCGGAGGCTACGCCGCCCGGCGGGTGTCCTGCGAGCTGGGCGCCGAGGTCCTCGGCGTGGCGTCCCTGCGCTCGCTTTCCCTCGGGGACCTCGACGAGGCCCTCGGGCTGCTGGACGAGGAGACGTTCCGCCGGGTCCGCCATGTCGTGACCGAGAACGACCGCGTGCTGCAGACTGTCGAAGCCCTGCGGAGCGCCGGCCCCCGGGCGATCGGTCCTCTCCTGGATGCCTCCCACGGCTCCATGCGGGACGACTTCGAAATTTCCTGCCCCGAACTGGATCTCGCGGTGGAGGCGGCGCGCTCCGCAGGCGCACTTGGCGCCCGGATGACCGGCGGCGGCTTTGGCGGCTCCGCGATCGCCCTGACTCCGCAAGGGGCGGCGCGCGGGGTGCGCGACGCCGTCGGGCGCTCCTTTGCAGCGGCCGGATACGCTGCGCCGGACATCTTCAGCGTCCGCCCGGCAGCCGGGGCCATGCGCGTGGCCTGA
- a CDS encoding DUF4307 domain-containing protein — translation MTSEDQPAVPAPASPSLANRYGGQKRALSGRTKRIILAAALASGIGFMAWISTSNATASVTFKDIGYSTPDATLAEVDFQVTKDPATDAKCALKALDAKFAVVGWKVVDVGPNAADEGADGGRTTAHRALVRTEAQAVSAVVDSCWIPDGAK, via the coding sequence GTGACTTCCGAGGATCAGCCTGCCGTGCCCGCGCCGGCATCTCCCAGCCTAGCCAATCGTTACGGCGGCCAAAAGCGCGCACTCTCCGGCAGGACCAAACGCATCATCCTAGCTGCCGCCCTCGCGTCGGGCATCGGATTTATGGCCTGGATTTCGACGTCGAACGCGACCGCGTCGGTGACCTTCAAGGACATCGGCTACAGCACCCCGGACGCCACCCTCGCCGAAGTCGACTTCCAGGTCACCAAGGATCCCGCCACGGACGCCAAGTGCGCCCTCAAGGCGCTCGACGCCAAGTTCGCCGTGGTTGGCTGGAAGGTAGTCGACGTCGGGCCCAACGCCGCGGACGAAGGCGCCGACGGCGGCCGCACCACGGCGCACCGGGCGCTTGTCCGGACCGAGGCGCAGGCCGTTTCGGCCGTCGTCGACAGTTGCTGGATTCCGGACGGCGCCAAATAG
- a CDS encoding aldose 1-epimerase family protein, protein MDQTTSHSADASAAAAAGTEGSARRYATGRQYELRRGDALAVVTELAAGLRLYSRGGTQLTEGYGDAQIPPGASGITLAPWANRVEDGIWHLDGKKQQLDITEVSRNNASHGLLRNASYGLVDESQFSVTLEAVIFPQHGYPFLLRHRVRYELAGDLGLVVRQTLINDSQAPAPCVLGAHPYLRLGELPSEELTVTVGAGTRIVADARGIPRSSEPVDGDYDLRGGRLVGGLDIDSAYTDLEFDGGIARHTLRAPDGRSVSLWQDENCRYVHVFVTTNFPGRAKAVAIEPMTGPANAFNSGDGLRWLAPGEEFSMSWGISAALESGVSHPGATGES, encoded by the coding sequence ATGGATCAGACCACCTCCCATTCCGCGGACGCTTCCGCGGCAGCCGCAGCGGGCACCGAGGGCTCGGCCCGGCGCTATGCCACGGGCCGGCAGTACGAACTCCGGCGCGGGGACGCGCTCGCCGTCGTGACCGAGCTGGCCGCCGGCCTCCGGCTCTACAGCCGCGGCGGTACCCAGCTGACCGAAGGCTACGGCGATGCGCAGATCCCGCCGGGGGCCTCCGGGATCACCCTGGCGCCCTGGGCCAACCGGGTCGAGGACGGCATCTGGCACCTGGACGGCAAGAAGCAGCAGCTCGACATCACTGAGGTGTCGCGCAACAACGCCAGCCACGGGCTGCTGCGCAACGCGTCCTACGGGCTCGTGGACGAATCGCAGTTCTCGGTCACGCTGGAAGCCGTGATCTTCCCGCAGCACGGCTATCCCTTCCTGCTGCGCCACCGCGTCCGCTACGAACTGGCCGGGGACCTTGGACTGGTGGTCCGGCAGACCCTGATCAACGACTCCCAGGCACCGGCTCCGTGCGTCCTGGGCGCCCATCCCTACCTGCGGCTGGGGGAGCTGCCCAGCGAGGAGCTCACCGTGACCGTCGGCGCCGGCACGAGGATCGTGGCCGATGCCCGCGGCATTCCGCGCAGCAGCGAACCGGTCGACGGCGATTACGACCTTCGCGGTGGACGGCTGGTCGGCGGGCTGGACATCGACTCCGCCTACACCGACCTGGAGTTCGACGGCGGCATCGCCCGGCACACGCTGCGCGCCCCGGACGGGCGGAGCGTCAGTCTCTGGCAGGACGAAAACTGCCGCTACGTCCACGTCTTCGTCACCACGAACTTCCCGGGGCGGGCCAAGGCCGTGGCGATTGAACCCATGACCGGGCCGGCCAACGCATTCAACAGCGGAGACGGCCTCCGCTGGCTGGCTCCGGGGGAGGAGTTCTCGATGAGCTGGGGCATCAGCGCCGCGCTGGAGAGCGGAGTTTCCCATCCGGGCGCGACTGGTGAATCATGA
- the mca gene encoding mycothiol conjugate amidase Mca gives MTASPSPSAPLRLLAVHAHPDDESSKGAATMAMYAADGVDVLVATCTDGARGDIQNPAMEGEPHPKRDMAGARRLEMERAAGILGVRQRWLGFVDSGLPEGDPLPPLPAGSFATQPLERAAAPLVRLVREFKPQVILSYDENGGYPHPDHIMAHRVAVEAFDAAGDPARYPGTGEAWAPSKLYYDRAFSPERFHALHHALTESGLESPYAERIAAWLEADAEGHTPPAPTHATTTQIECGDFFEARDDALRAHRTQVDPEGFFFAVSPELQRRVWPWEDYSLIRSRIPTELPEKDFFAGLR, from the coding sequence ATGACAGCGTCCCCCAGCCCGTCAGCGCCGCTTCGACTGCTGGCTGTCCATGCTCATCCCGACGACGAATCCAGCAAGGGCGCCGCCACGATGGCCATGTATGCCGCCGACGGCGTGGACGTCCTCGTGGCGACCTGCACCGACGGCGCCCGCGGCGACATCCAGAACCCCGCCATGGAAGGCGAGCCGCACCCCAAGCGGGACATGGCCGGGGCGCGCCGGCTGGAGATGGAGCGGGCGGCCGGGATCCTCGGCGTCCGGCAGCGCTGGCTTGGTTTCGTGGACTCGGGACTGCCGGAAGGCGATCCGCTGCCGCCGCTGCCCGCCGGCTCCTTCGCCACACAGCCCCTGGAGCGGGCCGCCGCGCCGCTGGTGCGCCTGGTCCGCGAGTTCAAGCCGCAGGTCATTCTCAGTTACGACGAGAACGGCGGTTATCCGCACCCGGATCACATCATGGCCCACCGCGTGGCCGTCGAGGCGTTCGACGCCGCGGGGGACCCGGCCCGCTACCCGGGTACCGGCGAGGCATGGGCGCCGAGCAAGCTTTACTACGACCGTGCGTTCAGCCCGGAGCGGTTCCACGCCCTGCACCACGCGCTAACGGAGTCCGGACTCGAATCGCCCTACGCGGAGCGCATCGCCGCGTGGCTGGAGGCCGACGCGGAGGGCCATACGCCTCCCGCACCCACCCACGCCACGACCACCCAGATCGAGTGCGGGGACTTCTTCGAGGCCCGGGACGATGCCTTGCGCGCCCACCGCACCCAGGTGGACCCGGAGGGATTCTTCTTCGCGGTGTCGCCGGAGCTGCAGCGCCGCGTCTGGCCGTGGGAGGACTACTCGCTGATCCGATCCAGGATCCCCACCGAACTGCCTGAAAAGGACTTCTTCGCCGGGCTAAGATAG
- a CDS encoding branched-chain amino acid ABC transporter permease — MGAVFAAVAALLLIVAPASQATSPSPTPSPSATTFQNSISGFLRGDDRAPIADVTITAKSGDFTGTTKSGPNGSWTIGVPTQGTYEVELDESTLPEGIKLAEGQENPRKVTFSQTSNLSVIFTFGQGIVIQQQDFGQNLLNRLVAGLSFGLLLALASVGLSLIFGTTGLTNFAHGEMVTLGAVLVFAFNAMGLPFWLAIILSLLGGGLFGYVQDAGLWRPLRRRGTGLVPMMIVSIGLALAVRYVIQFYFGGATQQLPFAQSSEIQIGPVSISPNNLWSLVISAVVIAVLGVILLKTRLGKATRAVADNPALAAASGIDVDSVIRIVWITGGMLASLGGILWAYYRPGVTFDMGSQILLLIFAGVTLGGLGTVWGALIGSIIVGIFVELTTVFGLAADLKYVGALFIMIVVLLFRPQGILGRRERVG; from the coding sequence GTGGGGGCCGTATTCGCCGCCGTGGCCGCGCTACTGCTCATCGTCGCACCGGCATCGCAGGCCACGAGTCCCTCGCCGACACCATCCCCGTCGGCTACCACGTTCCAAAACAGCATCAGCGGCTTCCTCCGCGGCGACGACCGCGCCCCGATAGCCGACGTGACCATCACCGCCAAGAGCGGTGACTTCACGGGAACCACGAAGTCGGGACCCAACGGCTCATGGACCATCGGTGTCCCCACCCAGGGGACATACGAAGTTGAGCTCGACGAATCCACTCTTCCGGAGGGCATCAAGCTCGCCGAAGGGCAGGAAAACCCCCGCAAGGTCACTTTCAGCCAGACCTCCAATCTCTCGGTGATCTTCACCTTTGGACAGGGCATCGTCATCCAGCAGCAGGACTTCGGCCAGAACCTGCTTAACCGTCTGGTGGCCGGCCTCAGCTTCGGCCTCCTGCTGGCCCTTGCCTCCGTGGGCCTGTCGTTGATCTTCGGCACCACCGGCCTGACCAACTTTGCACACGGCGAAATGGTGACCCTCGGCGCCGTCCTCGTCTTTGCCTTCAACGCCATGGGCCTGCCGTTCTGGCTCGCCATCATTCTGTCCCTGCTGGGCGGCGGGTTATTCGGCTACGTCCAGGATGCAGGTCTATGGAGGCCACTGCGGCGCCGCGGTACGGGCCTGGTCCCCATGATGATCGTGAGCATCGGCCTGGCGCTGGCCGTCCGCTACGTGATCCAGTTCTACTTCGGCGGAGCCACGCAGCAGCTGCCGTTCGCGCAGAGCTCGGAAATCCAGATCGGGCCAGTCTCCATCTCGCCCAACAACCTCTGGTCCCTCGTGATCAGCGCCGTGGTCATCGCCGTGCTCGGCGTCATCCTGCTGAAGACCCGGCTCGGCAAGGCCACCCGAGCGGTCGCCGACAACCCGGCTCTCGCAGCCGCCTCCGGCATCGACGTCGACTCCGTCATCAGGATTGTCTGGATCACCGGCGGCATGCTCGCCTCGCTGGGCGGCATCCTGTGGGCGTACTACCGTCCCGGCGTCACCTTCGACATGGGCTCGCAAATCCTGCTGCTCATCTTCGCCGGCGTCACCCTCGGTGGCCTTGGCACGGTCTGGGGTGCCCTGATCGGTTCCATCATTGTCGGCATCTTCGTGGAGCTGACCACCGTGTTCGGCCTGGCGGCCGACCTCAAATACGTGGGAGCACTGTTCATCATGATTGTTGTCCTCTTGTTCCGGCCTCAGGGCATCTTGGGCCGTCGCGAGCGCGTGGGTTAG
- a CDS encoding acetyl-CoA C-acetyltransferase has protein sequence MSEAVIVSTARSPIGRAFKGSLKDERPDDLAAAMVTAALAAIPAFDAADPERGLDDLYLGCAEPSGEAGSNMARVVSILTGLDNVPAATINRFCASSLQTLRMAFHAIKAGEGQAFISAGVEAVSRYRDWAGAGETDAGTHNPLFDAARQRTAARAASNTPWTDPRLGGRMPDIYIAMGQTAENVATSYGIGRADQDAWAVLSQNRAEAAIAAGFYAREITPYTRKDGAVVDRDDSPRAGVTLDAVSALEPVFRSGGTVTAGNACPLNDGAAAVVVMSDARARELGLQPLARIVSTGVSALSPELMGMGPVEASRRALELAGLGIGDIDLVELNEAFAVQVVASAKELGIDADKLNVNGGAIALGHPFGMTGARMTTTLLNSLRERDGQLGLATLCVGGGQGMAVVLERLT, from the coding sequence ATGTCAGAAGCAGTCATCGTTTCCACTGCCAGAAGCCCCATCGGACGCGCCTTCAAGGGCTCGCTCAAGGACGAGCGGCCCGATGACCTCGCCGCCGCCATGGTGACCGCCGCACTGGCCGCCATCCCGGCCTTCGATGCCGCCGACCCGGAGCGGGGCCTCGACGACTTGTACCTGGGCTGTGCCGAACCAAGCGGCGAGGCAGGCTCCAACATGGCCCGGGTGGTCTCCATCCTGACCGGACTGGACAACGTTCCCGCCGCCACCATCAACCGCTTCTGCGCCTCCAGCCTGCAGACCCTCCGGATGGCCTTCCATGCCATCAAGGCCGGCGAAGGCCAGGCGTTCATCTCCGCCGGGGTGGAAGCGGTGTCCCGGTACCGGGACTGGGCCGGGGCCGGCGAAACGGACGCCGGCACGCACAACCCGCTCTTCGACGCCGCCCGGCAACGCACGGCGGCGCGTGCGGCCTCCAACACCCCTTGGACGGACCCCCGGCTGGGCGGCCGGATGCCGGACATCTACATCGCCATGGGCCAGACCGCCGAAAACGTCGCCACCAGCTACGGCATCGGCCGGGCGGACCAGGACGCCTGGGCGGTGCTCAGCCAGAACCGCGCCGAAGCCGCCATCGCCGCCGGCTTCTACGCCCGGGAGATCACGCCGTACACCCGGAAGGACGGCGCCGTGGTGGACCGCGACGACTCACCCCGGGCAGGTGTCACCCTGGACGCCGTCAGCGCCCTCGAGCCGGTCTTCCGCAGCGGCGGCACCGTCACGGCCGGCAACGCCTGCCCGCTGAACGACGGCGCCGCCGCCGTCGTGGTTATGAGCGATGCGCGGGCCCGCGAACTCGGGCTGCAGCCGCTGGCACGGATCGTCTCCACCGGAGTCAGCGCCCTGTCCCCGGAGCTGATGGGGATGGGCCCGGTGGAAGCGAGCCGCCGTGCGCTGGAGCTCGCTGGGCTGGGCATCGGGGACATCGACCTCGTGGAACTCAACGAGGCGTTCGCGGTGCAGGTCGTGGCCAGCGCCAAGGAGTTGGGGATCGACGCCGACAAGCTCAACGTCAACGGCGGGGCCATCGCGCTGGGGCACCCGTTCGGCATGACCGGCGCCCGGATGACCACCACGTTGCTGAACAGTCTCCGGGAACGGGACGGGCAGCTTGGGCTGGCCACACTGTGCGTCGGCGGCGGGCAAGGCATGGCCGTCGTCCTGGAACGGCTGACCTGA
- a CDS encoding AI-2E family transporter: MTPADAAAPHPGSDPAMPAAPLRVLTDRQLDRDIPYGVRIAAAWSWRLGLILLFGGTLIWLLSHISFLLIPIMVAALLAGLLNPVAGWLRTRQLPNGAAVAITVLGFIGAIGGALALVGRQLVSGFSELWSEALVGIQKIQGWLADGPLHLSAAQIDQYIKEASAALQNNSSSILSGALSFGSTAGHFAAGLILALFILIFFLLEGERIWAFLVRLLPRKARPATYGAGRKGWASMVSYARIQMFVAFVDAVGIGVGAAIIGVPLALPLGVLVFLGSFIPIVGALVTGAVAVLLALVANGWVNALIMLGIVLLVQQLESHILQPLVMGKAVALHPVAVILAVAAGSYLAGIPGALFSVPILAVANSAIRYIAGRTWEHDGVLAAAGQQGILAPAVPGVDNTFRDVHLSGETPGRREDAAHHHGDPGSDAGRGTGA; this comes from the coding sequence ATGACCCCAGCTGACGCCGCCGCACCGCACCCTGGATCCGATCCGGCCATGCCCGCCGCACCCCTCCGGGTTCTGACGGACCGCCAGCTGGACCGGGACATTCCCTACGGGGTGCGGATCGCCGCAGCGTGGTCCTGGCGGCTGGGCCTGATCCTGCTGTTCGGCGGGACCCTGATCTGGCTGCTCAGCCACATCAGTTTCCTGTTGATCCCCATCATGGTGGCCGCCCTGCTGGCCGGACTGCTGAATCCCGTGGCAGGCTGGCTCAGGACCCGGCAGCTGCCCAACGGCGCCGCCGTCGCTATCACCGTCCTGGGCTTCATCGGGGCGATCGGAGGCGCATTGGCGCTGGTGGGCCGGCAGCTCGTGTCCGGCTTCTCCGAGCTGTGGAGCGAGGCGCTGGTCGGCATCCAGAAAATCCAGGGCTGGCTGGCGGATGGCCCCCTGCACCTTTCCGCCGCCCAGATCGACCAGTACATCAAGGAAGCCTCTGCGGCGCTGCAGAACAACAGCAGCAGCATCCTCAGCGGCGCCCTGTCCTTCGGGAGCACCGCGGGGCACTTCGCGGCGGGGCTGATCCTTGCCCTGTTTATCCTGATTTTCTTCCTGCTGGAAGGAGAGCGCATCTGGGCCTTCCTGGTCCGGCTGCTGCCCAGGAAGGCCCGCCCCGCGACCTACGGGGCCGGCCGCAAGGGCTGGGCCTCGATGGTCAGCTACGCGCGGATCCAGATGTTCGTCGCTTTCGTGGACGCCGTCGGCATCGGCGTGGGCGCGGCCATCATCGGCGTGCCCCTGGCCCTGCCGCTGGGCGTGCTGGTGTTCCTCGGCTCCTTCATCCCGATCGTCGGTGCCCTGGTGACCGGCGCCGTCGCCGTGCTCCTGGCCCTCGTCGCCAACGGCTGGGTCAATGCCCTGATCATGCTCGGAATCGTGCTGCTGGTCCAGCAGCTGGAAAGCCATATCCTGCAGCCCCTGGTGATGGGCAAGGCCGTTGCCCTGCATCCGGTGGCCGTGATCCTCGCTGTCGCGGCCGGTTCGTACCTCGCGGGGATCCCCGGGGCCCTGTTCTCGGTGCCGATCCTCGCCGTAGCAAACTCGGCGATTCGCTACATTGCCGGCAGAACGTGGGAACATGATGGGGTGCTTGCAGCCGCGGGTCAGCAGGGCATCCTTGCTCCTGCCGTGCCCGGCGTCGACAACACCTTTAGAGACGTCCACCTGTCGGGTGAAACTCCCGGCCGCCGGGAGGACGCCGCACACCACCATGGTGACCCGGGCAGCGACGCCGGCCGGGGCACCGGAGCCTGA
- a CDS encoding rhomboid family intramembrane serine protease translates to MTLDSFPDERPRTVETPAARARRGLLVVGSFVLLLYVIEIVNTVLLHSLNRTFGLRPRTLDGLLDILTFPLLHANLAHLMSNTLPLIIFGFLVFLAGMRVFVTALASSWLGSGVVVWLIGGFKVTVGASGLVFGLFAFLLVRGFVNRNWWQIVLSVVLFMAYGGILFGILPTVASFVSWQAHLGGAIGGVAAALLLSTRGTGALRAGR, encoded by the coding sequence ATGACCCTCGACTCTTTTCCGGACGAACGGCCCCGTACCGTTGAGACCCCCGCCGCGCGGGCCCGGCGAGGGCTGCTGGTGGTGGGTTCCTTCGTCCTGCTGCTGTACGTCATCGAGATCGTCAACACAGTGCTGTTGCATTCCCTGAACCGCACGTTCGGTCTGCGGCCGCGTACCCTCGACGGACTCCTGGACATCCTGACGTTCCCGCTGCTGCACGCCAACCTGGCTCACCTGATGTCCAACACCCTCCCGCTGATCATCTTCGGGTTCCTGGTGTTCCTGGCCGGCATGCGCGTCTTCGTCACCGCGCTGGCGTCCAGCTGGCTGGGATCCGGGGTGGTGGTCTGGCTGATCGGCGGTTTCAAAGTGACCGTCGGCGCGTCCGGGCTGGTCTTCGGCCTCTTCGCGTTCCTGCTGGTCCGGGGTTTCGTCAACCGCAACTGGTGGCAGATCGTGCTGTCGGTGGTGCTGTTCATGGCTTACGGCGGCATCCTCTTCGGCATCCTTCCCACCGTGGCGAGCTTTGTGTCCTGGCAGGCGCACCTGGGCGGGGCGATCGGCGGCGTCGCGGCCGCGCTGCTGCTGAGCACTCGCGGCACCGGGGCCCTGCGCGCCGGACGCTAA